From Arachis stenosperma cultivar V10309 chromosome 2, arast.V10309.gnm1.PFL2, whole genome shotgun sequence, one genomic window encodes:
- the LOC130962788 gene encoding uncharacterized protein LOC130962788, protein MGVARCSTPTEDLPMEELKETRTHEETIEVPLNALLQIIDSEEYSSFDKEEETREEQVARYLEILMKLNTKLFGIETLEEEPPVLTKELNALIQQKLLQKLSNSGRFLIPCTIGAITFEKVLCDLGSSINLMPLSVMERLGIFEV, encoded by the coding sequence ATGGGAGTAGCTAGGTGTTCAACGCCCACTGAGGACCTTCCTATGGAAGAATTAAAAGAAACCAGAACTCATGAGGAGACTATAGAGGTTCCCTTGAATGCCTTGTTGCAAATTATAGACTCTGAAGAATACTCCTCCTTCGATAAGGAAGAGGAAActagggaagagcaagttgctcggtaCTTAGAAATTCTGATGAAGCTGAATACCAAATTATTTGGAATAGAGACattggaggaagaacctccaGTGCTCACCAAGGAACTCAATGCCTTGATTCAGCAGAAACTACTTCAAAAGCTGTCGAATTCTGGACGCTTCCTAATCCCGTGTACCATAGGGGCAATTACCTTTGAGAAGGTTTTATgcgacctagggtcaagcataaacctcatgcctctctctgtcaTGGAGAggctaggaatctttgaggtttaa